Part of the Brevibacillus brevis genome is shown below.
ATTTGCGAGAAAAAGGATGGTTGTTGGTTTGAAACTGCACAAAAAATACGAACAGCTCGTGTTTACGTTTATCATGGCGTTTGGCATGTCGTGCATCATCTCGTTTTTCATGATGCTGATCAACTTCGGCTTCAACTCCATGCTGCTCGGAAAGTGGCTGAAGGCATGGCCGCTCGCCTTTCTATTCGCGTTTCCGTGCGCCTATTTTTTTCCGAGATTTATACGCAAGCTCATGGGGAAGATCACATTTGTGGAAGGCGACTGAGCGTTGGACATTTTGCCCGACTATTTCCAAGAGTGCGCATAGACACGAAAGCCGCAGCGAAATGGGCTGCGGCTTTCTTCATGGGTGAAGGCTCGAAGGTCAAGGCAGGATGGCAAAAGACCGGACGGGGAATCCGGACGCCTTTTCCGGCTTGGCGACGATGTTGACGATGACGGCTCCTTTTGGCGGCAGCTTGTCCAGGTTGGTCAAGAGCTCTACCTGGTACGTGTCTTGCTCGAGCACGTAATACTCGCCGAGCAGTGCCCCGTTTTTGCGATAGTCGACGCTTGCATCGGTATCGAAGGTCTCGTGTCCGACCGCCTTGATGTTCCGCTGCTCGAACAAAAATTGCAACGCAGCCAGCGACCAGCCGGGGGCGTGGTTGTTGCCCTCCGCGTCTTTGTTGTTGAAAGCGTCGACATCCGGCCAGCGCTTGCTCCAGTCGGTGCGCAGCGCCACGAAGGTCCCTTCCTCGATCCGGCCGTGTTCGTCTTCGAATTGCAGAATGTCCTCCACGCTGAGCGAGTAGTCGTGATTGTCCGCGGCTTCTTTGGACTTGTCGATGACGACCAGCGGGAGCACCAGCTCTTTTAGCTCGATTTCGTCCAGGTATCGCTTGCCTCGAACGAAGTGAATCGGCGCATCGAGATGGGTGCCGTATTGTCCGGCAAAGGTAAAGCTTTGGGCGAAGAAGCCGTCGTCATGGGTGAACAGCGTCTTGAAGGTGGCGCCGTCAAAGGCGGAGAAATGGGGGGATTCCGGGCCAAACGTATGGGTCAGGTCCACCCATTCCTTGTTTTTCAAAAACGCAAGAGCTTGGAGCAAATCGTTCATACGTAAGTCACCTCGATAATGTTTTCGCAAGATTCATGCAAGGAAGGGCGGAAAGGCTATAAAAAAGGAACCTCTCGCATTGGTGTAAGAGGTTCGGGCACGAAGAGATTTCTACTTCATACTTTATTTGTTTAAAAACCAAGTGTCAAGATAGAGATAGTGAGATTTATGTCAGGCCGGATCATTCGATTCCAGGATCTCGCCCAGCTTGTCCAGCATGATTGCCGTTCCATGCTCCCGCTGATCCGGAGTATCATGCCCGTCGAGGAAAGCCCCCTGTTCGGTAAACACCAGCCGCGTGCCGGATCCCTCCGCCTCTAGCTCTACTGTGGTCATGGACACGGATATCCGTGTATCGCCGGCGTCGAGCGTATAGGTGTAGACGATTCGTCTGTCCGGGACAATGTCCTGATATTCGGCCAGGTATGTAAAGACCGGGCCTCCAGGCGGGCCGCCGCGATTGCTTTCCCGGCCCCCGACGCGAAATTCGAATTGCTCGGGCTTGGAAAACCACCGGGCTTTGGAAGTCGGATTGGACCATGCGGCAAATACTTTTTCTGGCGGGGCGGCGTAGAATCGTTCGATCGTAAACGTGTCGTGCGTGACGAAGCGGTCGCTCATTCATGAATCCTCCTTTGGATGGGGGCTTTCGGGGAGCTCTGCCAGGAAATCGCCCAGCAGCTCCAGGTGTCGCTCCATGTTTGATTGTTTTTCGGCAAAATATCTTTCGTGACTTTTTCGCATCATGTCGAACAGCTGCGTAAAGTCATCGACGGATACCGGCGCATGGCTTTGCATCAGGTGGGCCACGTGCACCAACTGCTTCAGCAGCTTTTGCTGGATCCGGATGCTCTCTCTCAGGCGGGAAATCTGCAAGGACACGGCTTCCAGCGGATCATAGCGCTCATTGGCCAGCACGCCCTGGATTTCTTCCAGGGAGAGACCGAGTTCCTTCAGCGAAAGAATTTGCTGCAGGCGCGAGAAATCTTTCTCGCTGTAAAGCCGGTGCCCGGAAGCGGAATGGCCCGATGGCGAGAAAAGCCCGATTTGATCGTAGTAATGCAGGGTGCGTATGGTCAGGCCTGTCGCCTTTGCGAGTTCGCCCACTTTCCACTGTCGGCTCATGATCAGCCCCTCTTTTTTCGCCAGCTTTTTCCCGGTACCCTCAGTATAATTCATAACGTAGCGTCAGGTTCAATAGTGATTGGGAAAAAAAGCAATCGGTAAGAAGCGTTCTCCTCTGTTTTTGATTACCATGGCCTTATAGGCAAGCGGTGATCACGAACGCAAAAAGGAGGAAACGAAGTGAACACAACGATTTCAAAAGGCCGGCTCTGGACGGCGCGAATCATGTCAGGTCTGGTGGGCCTGTTCATGCTCTTCGACAGCATTTTCAAATTCATTCAGCCTGCCCCCGTCGTGGAAGGCACCCTGGAGCTCGGCTACGCGCAGCATCACATTGCCATCATCGGTTTGCTCGGACTGTTGTCTACGATTCTTTACTTGATTCCGCGCACGACTTTCCTGGGGGCTGTCCTGTTGACCGGATATTACGGAGGGGTCATCGCCACTCATATTCGCATGGATGCTCCGCTGTTTTCCCACACGCTGTTTCCCGTTTATCTGGCTGTACTGATGTGGGGGGGCATTTGGCTGCGCTATGAAAAGGTTCGCTCGCTCGTCCCGATTTCCAAAAGAGAGGAAGCGTGAGCGCAATGGGAAGCATCGTCTTGTATATGCAGATCTCGCTGGACGGGATCGTTTCGGACGTCGATAGGTGGGCGAGCATCGACGATGGCATACTCGAGGGCGCCCTGGATTACTACGATTCGTTGGATGCCATCGTGATCGGGGCCAATTCGTATCCGTCCATGGCGGAATATTGGCAGCAGGCCGAGCTGGCATCCGAGTCGGCGCTCGAACGCTCCTTTGCCAAACGGATCAACGAACTGCCGAAGATCGTTCTCTCCCGTGCAGAGATGGAGCTGGCATGGAAAAACTCGGAGCTGCTTTTGTATCGCGATGAGGAATCCTTGGTCCGCGGGATCGAGAGTCTAAGAGGCAGAATGGCCAAGGACATCTCCGTGGAAAGCGGCGTCCGTACGTGGCAGCGATTGTTGCGACACGATCTGTTCGACGAGTTGCGCATGCTGGTGCATCCGGCTGTCGCCAAAGTGGGCGAAAAGCTTTTTGCAGGTGCAGAAGAAAGCCGGGCTTTGCTTCTGGAAAGCTCGAGGGTTTATGACAGCGGCGTCGTGGAATTGCACTATCGAAAAAAAGGCTGATACGAGTTTTTCGACAGGTGGAGATCTCCTCGTAATAGGCGGTTGACATCCCGGAAATTGCAGAATATAATGGCAATAATTCGATAACCAAAGGTTTTGATTAGAAATAGTAGATCTGATTCGAGCTTGCAGAGAGCCGTTGGATGGTGCGAAACGGCAGCGTCGGTCATTTCGAACTCGTCTATGAACTGCTGCCTGACAATGTAGGGTAAGCCGGAATTCCACCGTTACCAGGATAGATGGTGATAGCCATCGAAAGAGTTCATTTCAAAGGAAATGAAGTAGAGTGGTACCGCGGGTTCAACCTCGCCTCTATACGTAGAGGCGGGGTTTTTTTGTACAGATAGGAATGTATAAAATTCCTATCCAGTATAAGGGCAACCGCAGCTCTGCCAAAATACACGGCGTAGCCAGGTATTCTAATTGGTAAAAGTCCGGGCTTAACCAGCCCCGCTTGAACATATAGATAACCAGGACTGTGGAGGAGGAATGGAAGATGAATCGAAAAATAATCATGCTGGATACGACTTTGCGGGACGGGGAGCAAGTCCCCGGCGCCAAATTGAACGTCCATCAAAAGGTGGAGTTCGCGCAGCAGCTGAAGCGACTGCAAGTGGATATGATCGAAGCCGGATTCCCCGCTTCATCGGAAGGGGATTTTCAGGCCGTACAGGAAATCGCGCGAAGCGTAGGGGATACGGTGTCGATCACCGCGCTGGCACGTGCCGTGAAAGGCGACATCGACGCTGTGTACAACAGCATCAAGCTCGCGCAGGATCCGTTTATCCATATCGTGCTCGGTACCTCGGACATTCACGTGGAGAAGAAGTTCAACCGCTCCAAGGACGCCGTCATGCAGCAAGGCGTCGACGCGGTAAAATACGCCAAGACGCTCATGCCGCACGTGCAGTATTCCACGGAGGACGCCTCCCGCTCGGAGTTTGAATATTTGTGGAAAACGATCGAAGCAGTCGTCAAAGCCGGCGCGACGATCATCAACGTGCCGGATACCGTCGGCTACGCCGTACCGGAGGAGTTCGGGGAGCTGATCCGCAAAATCAACGATCGGCTGAAAAACCTGAACCCGGACGTGATTCTGAGCGTGCACTGCCACAACGACCTCGGTCTGGCGACGGCCAATACGCTCGCAGCGATCAAGAACGGCGCCCAAAAGGTGGAGTGCACGATCAACGGGCTCGGGGAGAGGGCAGGGAACACCTCGCTGGAAGAGGTCGTCATGGCGCTCAAGGTGCGGGAAAACTACTACCAGTGCGGCACCAACATCAAGACGACAGAGCTCCTTCGCGCTTCCCGGCTGCTCACGTACTTGACCGGCCTCGACGTGCAGGTGAACAAGGCGATCACCGGGGACAACGCATTTGCCCACTCTTCAGGCATCCACCAGGATGGACTGCTCAAAGACAAACAGGTGTATGAGATCATGTCGCCGGAGGAAGTCGGCGCAGACAGCATGGAATTGATCCTGACTGCCCGCTCCGGACGCCACGCGTTCAAGAATGCAGTGGAAAGAATGGGCTTCAGCGTGGGCGAAGAGGAAGAGTTCGAGCAGCTGTTTGCCAAGTTCCTCACCCTCGCCGATGCCAAAAAAGAAGTGTACGACCACGACGTGTTCTACCTGGTGACGAATCATCGCACGCTGGATACGCGGGACAGCCATTTGTACGAACTGGAATCGTTCCAGGTCGTGACCAACGACATGTATCCGACTGCGACCGTGAAGCTGAAGAAAGGTGCCGAGATCGTCAAGGACAGCGCGGTCGGGGACGGTCCGATCGATGCGCTCTACAGTGTCATCAAGTCGCTGGTAGGTCTCGACGTAGAGCTCAAGGACTACAAGATCAACAGCATGTCGAGAGGCAAGGAAGCGATCGGGCGGGTCAACATCCGCATCGAATACCAGGGCAAGACGTACTCGGGCCGCGCGATGGACACCGATATCATCAAAGCCAGCGCTATGGCTTTCCTGAACGGCATCAACGCGGTGCTGCTGGATGTGGCGAACGAACAGCTGAGTCTTGTTCAGCAGTAAGCTGCTCATTAGCCAAACAAAAATGATAAAGGGAAACAGCCGTGTTCCGACAGCGTGAACAGAGTCTGTTTCATCAGCTACCTGTGAGGGTAGCTTTTTTTATTTTGGAATGCTGACCTTCGCAGACATATGCGTTGCCGCTGCAACATTGTCGCAATCCCCAACTGAACGAGCTGCGACAAGAGCGCTTTGAACCGTTCAATTCTTCACGTGATAGCAGGTTACTTCAAAAAGAATTCCGCCCAGCGCTCGAAAATACAGGCTGTAACCACCTCTGATCATTTTCGGCTCGTGGTCCGCTGAAATGCCGGCTTCTGCCAGTCTCTGATAGAACTGATCGACCTCTGTCATCGTTTCGACATAAAACCCGAGATGGAAGTCCGTGGGGTAAGAGACAGATTCGTCGGATCGCAATTTGCTAAGGACCAGGCTAAAACCGTGACCGTCGCCCATTCCGGCAATGAAATCTCCTTTTTGGTCGAAAAGCTGAAAGTCGAATACATGTTGAAAAAATGCGATGGCTTCCGATACATCGTTAACACATAAATTCAAATGG
Proteins encoded:
- a CDS encoding 2-isopropylmalate synthase is translated as MNRKIIMLDTTLRDGEQVPGAKLNVHQKVEFAQQLKRLQVDMIEAGFPASSEGDFQAVQEIARSVGDTVSITALARAVKGDIDAVYNSIKLAQDPFIHIVLGTSDIHVEKKFNRSKDAVMQQGVDAVKYAKTLMPHVQYSTEDASRSEFEYLWKTIEAVVKAGATIINVPDTVGYAVPEEFGELIRKINDRLKNLNPDVILSVHCHNDLGLATANTLAAIKNGAQKVECTINGLGERAGNTSLEEVVMALKVRENYYQCGTNIKTTELLRASRLLTYLTGLDVQVNKAITGDNAFAHSSGIHQDGLLKDKQVYEIMSPEEVGADSMELILTARSGRHAFKNAVERMGFSVGEEEEFEQLFAKFLTLADAKKEVYDHDVFYLVTNHRTLDTRDSHLYELESFQVVTNDMYPTATVKLKKGAEIVKDSAVGDGPIDALYSVIKSLVGLDVELKDYKINSMSRGKEAIGRVNIRIEYQGKTYSGRAMDTDIIKASAMAFLNGINAVLLDVANEQLSLVQQ
- a CDS encoding cyclase family protein, which produces MNDLLQALAFLKNKEWVDLTHTFGPESPHFSAFDGATFKTLFTHDDGFFAQSFTFAGQYGTHLDAPIHFVRGKRYLDEIELKELVLPLVVIDKSKEAADNHDYSLSVEDILQFEDEHGRIEEGTFVALRTDWSKRWPDVDAFNNKDAEGNNHAPGWSLAALQFLFEQRNIKAVGHETFDTDASVDYRKNGALLGEYYVLEQDTYQVELLTNLDKLPPKGAVIVNIVAKPEKASGFPVRSFAILP
- a CDS encoding MerR family transcriptional regulator — protein: MSRQWKVGELAKATGLTIRTLHYYDQIGLFSPSGHSASGHRLYSEKDFSRLQQILSLKELGLSLEEIQGVLANERYDPLEAVSLQISRLRESIRIQQKLLKQLVHVAHLMQSHAPVSVDDFTQLFDMMRKSHERYFAEKQSNMERHLELLGDFLAELPESPHPKEDS
- a CDS encoding SRPBCC family protein, which gives rise to MSDRFVTHDTFTIERFYAAPPEKVFAAWSNPTSKARWFSKPEQFEFRVGGRESNRGGPPGGPVFTYLAEYQDIVPDRRIVYTYTLDAGDTRISVSMTTVELEAEGSGTRLVFTEQGAFLDGHDTPDQREHGTAIMLDKLGEILESNDPA
- a CDS encoding DUF2798 domain-containing protein, which gives rise to MKLHKKYEQLVFTFIMAFGMSCIISFFMMLINFGFNSMLLGKWLKAWPLAFLFAFPCAYFFPRFIRKLMGKITFVEGD
- a CDS encoding dihydrofolate reductase family protein encodes the protein MGSIVLYMQISLDGIVSDVDRWASIDDGILEGALDYYDSLDAIVIGANSYPSMAEYWQQAELASESALERSFAKRINELPKIVLSRAEMELAWKNSELLLYRDEESLVRGIESLRGRMAKDISVESGVRTWQRLLRHDLFDELRMLVHPAVAKVGEKLFAGAEESRALLLESSRVYDSGVVELHYRKKG
- a CDS encoding DoxX family protein, with protein sequence MNTTISKGRLWTARIMSGLVGLFMLFDSIFKFIQPAPVVEGTLELGYAQHHIAIIGLLGLLSTILYLIPRTTFLGAVLLTGYYGGVIATHIRMDAPLFSHTLFPVYLAVLMWGGIWLRYEKVRSLVPISKREEA
- a CDS encoding VOC family protein — its product is MKLSHLNLCVNDVSEAIAFFQHVFDFQLFDQKGDFIAGMGDGHGFSLVLSKLRSDESVSYPTDFHLGFYVETMTEVDQFYQRLAEAGISADHEPKMIRGGYSLYFRALGGILFEVTCYHVKN